Proteins encoded together in one Synechococcus sp. BL107 window:
- a CDS encoding NAD(P)H-dependent oxidoreductase produces MKRFASITAAVLAISAATATATAEAALTTHSLAPPLATDPKENSMTSKILVQYDSLRSNSVSHKLALEVQRFLTQFGVEAIVADPNLPLYDEELRDDPKVQEYLDQVNWADGFVWISPELHGTISAVMKNQVDWMQLSVGAVRPTQGKTLAVMQVEGGSQSFNTVNLMRQMGRWMRMFTIPNQSSIPKAYQEFTEAGQLKDSSLRNRVIDVTEELVKLTEILKDKVDFLTDRYSERVESGEELAERMNLKEAA; encoded by the coding sequence ATGAAACGTTTTGCCTCCATCACTGCCGCCGTACTCGCTATTAGCGCTGCAACAGCGACAGCGACAGCGGAAGCTGCACTTACAACGCATTCACTGGCTCCACCTCTTGCTACTGACCCGAAGGAGAACTCAATGACCTCTAAAATTCTTGTTCAATACGATTCACTTCGTTCCAACTCTGTCAGTCACAAACTGGCACTAGAGGTTCAAAGGTTTCTGACACAGTTTGGAGTTGAGGCTATCGTGGCTGATCCAAATCTTCCTCTTTACGATGAGGAACTTCGTGATGATCCTAAAGTTCAAGAATACTTGGATCAGGTTAATTGGGCTGATGGATTCGTTTGGATCTCTCCTGAGCTTCACGGAACTATCTCCGCAGTCATGAAGAATCAGGTGGACTGGATGCAACTTTCTGTCGGAGCTGTTCGTCCTACTCAAGGTAAAACACTGGCGGTAATGCAAGTTGAAGGAGGATCCCAATCTTTCAATACTGTGAACCTCATGAGGCAGATGGGTCGTTGGATGAGAATGTTCACTATTCCAAACCAGTCCTCTATTCCTAAAGCTTATCAAGAGTTCACTGAGGCTGGTCAACTTAAGGATTCATCTTTACGTAATCGTGTTATCGATGTTACCGAAGAGTTGGTCAAGCTCACTGAGATCCTCAAGGATAAAGTTGACTTCCTAACCGATCGTTACTCTGAGCGTGTTGAGTCTGGTGAAGAATTGGCTGAGCGCATGAATCTTAAGGAGGCCGCCTGA
- the gltS gene encoding sodium/glutamate symporter produces MSAFQLSPLASITTGFLVLFVGKRLNREWNFLQRYSIPEPVSGGLLVALLLTVLHVLGGPELLFSLESRDFLLVYFFTTVGMSARFRDLSRGGPALFILLGLTIAFMTLQNLLGIAMAGLLGLHPATGLLLGTVSLIGGHGTTIAWAPTFAEQFHIENAMEIGIAAATFGLVLASASGGPIAQFLLRRFHVPCPDADATTQPASNASHPSDQQGSSANSIDINGFLTALLAINLCILSGTLLNEGIGAAGLKLPLFVPCLLMGIVFSNLLPERRSEQVVFHWPRRSASLDLIGELSLGIFLAMSLMSLQLWSLVGLALPLLLILLVQFFFALVVNLLLVFRLMGRDYDATVICAGFGGISLGSTPTAMANMKAVTQQHGPSTRAFLIVPLVSAFFLDLVNAILIPAFVGGF; encoded by the coding sequence ATGTCGGCATTCCAGTTGTCTCCGCTTGCATCCATCACTACTGGCTTTCTGGTGCTGTTTGTTGGCAAGCGTCTGAATCGTGAATGGAATTTCCTTCAGCGATATTCGATACCTGAGCCCGTTTCAGGTGGCCTGCTGGTTGCTCTGCTCCTGACAGTTCTGCATGTTCTTGGTGGCCCTGAGCTGCTCTTTAGTCTCGAGTCACGAGATTTCCTACTGGTCTATTTCTTCACCACGGTGGGGATGAGTGCCCGGTTCCGCGATCTCAGTCGCGGTGGTCCGGCTCTTTTCATCCTGCTTGGGTTGACTATTGCTTTCATGACCCTGCAGAACCTGCTTGGTATTGCGATGGCAGGTCTGCTGGGGCTCCATCCCGCCACGGGACTGTTATTAGGAACCGTTTCCCTGATTGGTGGCCACGGCACCACCATCGCCTGGGCTCCGACCTTTGCTGAACAGTTTCATATCGAAAATGCGATGGAGATCGGCATCGCAGCAGCCACCTTCGGGCTGGTGCTCGCCAGTGCCAGTGGCGGTCCGATCGCGCAGTTCCTGCTGCGTCGCTTTCACGTTCCCTGTCCGGATGCGGATGCAACGACGCAGCCAGCTTCCAACGCTTCGCATCCCTCGGATCAGCAAGGTTCCAGCGCAAATTCCATTGACATCAACGGTTTCCTTACAGCACTGCTCGCTATCAACCTCTGCATCCTTTCCGGCACGTTGCTCAATGAAGGGATCGGTGCCGCCGGGTTGAAATTGCCGCTCTTTGTTCCCTGCCTGCTGATGGGCATTGTGTTTTCGAATCTGCTGCCGGAACGCCGCTCAGAGCAGGTGGTGTTTCATTGGCCCCGTCGTTCTGCCTCGCTCGATCTCATCGGCGAATTATCCCTGGGCATCTTTTTGGCGATGTCGCTGATGAGTCTCCAGCTCTGGTCACTGGTGGGTCTGGCCTTGCCATTGTTGTTGATCTTGCTGGTTCAGTTTTTCTTCGCTCTGGTGGTGAATCTGCTGCTGGTGTTCCGTCTGATGGGTCGTGATTACGACGCAACAGTGATTTGTGCCGGGTTCGGTGGCATTTCCCTGGGCTCTACTCCCACGGCTATGGCGAACATGAAGGCTGTTACGCAGCAGCATGGGCCATCTACCCGTGCCTTTTTGATCGTGCCGCTGGTGTCGGCCTTTTTCCTCGATCTGGTGAACGCCATCCTTATTCCAGCTTTCGTCGGCGGGTTCTAA